A window of Caloramator mitchellensis contains these coding sequences:
- the spoIIE gene encoding stage II sporulation protein E: MLERGIDVKVSRKEKFTLRHLALFAALFLVSRVVLLNEIMPFGISLLIAAALLLEREYTLLAGIFVILGYLTQVDLLIAREHILLSAIVILYSLIKRGKSKFINLAVIASILNIALSVYTHKFILKNLALYDFVIVLFETFILVSSAYIFNHGISAFLSNKKIDLIREEIVSIILIFAISFAGIWDIGYKYFSLKSSLAFLIVIAIAYLRGSQSAAAAGILFGFVSNFTDNFTPYILGIYGFSGLIAGAFRDMGRILTASSMFISAGILILYSNKLDVLSSMMINMFIPSLVFVVIPSSIYEKINLYFDVDKKKDAQQNLYMERIKDYINIKLDAISKSLNSLSGMLNEKYEHGLSKNNEIKGVIEKVANRVCANCGSRAFCWSRETYITYETFFDLLRTSEKNGRLEFKNVPDNFKLKCSKLHELIKQINFEMEIMRINSRWSKKLVNSKKILAEQIRGISVVVSDLIKDVTKSVEFKSEIEAEIAVELESRGIKFNDVLVTKNSANKYEVTIYGTPCTGRVSCNSEVSRIVSDVLNRRMIRENSMCRIDEGNKICQYKLIEAENYGVAAAVARASKEDLSGDSYYFGNVAPGRYILSISDGMGSGFEAAMESNTTITLLEKFMEAGFDRNTTMKAINSILLLKNDSESFATVDLGIIDLYEGVGEFIKIGAASTFIKSGRDVSIINNKSLPIGVMDEIEVESEIVEFKNGDIIVMVSDGVTDADSELKDKWVSKLLREYSSGNPKDIADYILEKTKEKYGDELKDDITVIAAKIWMVTFT; this comes from the coding sequence ATGTTGGAGAGAGGGATAGATGTAAAAGTTTCAAGAAAGGAAAAATTTACGTTAAGGCATTTGGCTTTGTTTGCAGCGCTATTTTTAGTTTCAAGGGTAGTATTGTTAAACGAGATAATGCCATTTGGAATCTCGCTGCTTATTGCAGCTGCATTATTGCTTGAAAGAGAATATACTCTTCTGGCGGGGATATTTGTCATACTTGGCTATCTGACTCAGGTGGATTTGTTGATTGCAAGAGAGCATATTTTACTATCGGCAATAGTGATTCTGTATAGTTTAATAAAGAGAGGCAAGAGTAAATTTATTAATCTTGCAGTTATTGCTTCGATTTTGAACATAGCATTATCGGTATACACGCATAAATTTATATTAAAAAATCTGGCATTATATGATTTTGTTATAGTTTTATTCGAAACATTCATACTTGTATCCTCAGCTTACATATTCAATCATGGAATTTCAGCATTCTTATCAAACAAGAAAATAGATTTAATTAGGGAAGAGATAGTTAGCATAATACTGATTTTTGCTATTTCTTTCGCAGGTATTTGGGATATTGGCTACAAATATTTTTCTCTAAAATCTTCTCTAGCATTTTTAATAGTTATTGCTATTGCATACCTTAGGGGTTCTCAATCAGCTGCAGCAGCAGGAATATTGTTTGGATTTGTTTCAAATTTTACAGATAATTTTACACCTTATATTTTAGGCATTTATGGATTTAGTGGCTTGATTGCAGGGGCCTTCAGGGACATGGGAAGAATTCTTACAGCATCATCTATGTTTATTTCAGCAGGAATACTTATACTCTACTCAAACAAACTGGATGTTTTATCCTCGATGATGATTAATATGTTTATTCCTTCACTTGTATTTGTGGTTATACCTTCCTCTATATATGAAAAAATCAACCTATACTTTGATGTTGATAAGAAAAAAGACGCACAGCAAAATTTATACATGGAAAGAATAAAGGATTATATAAATATTAAGCTTGATGCAATTTCAAAATCATTAAACAGTCTTTCGGGAATGCTAAATGAAAAATATGAGCACGGACTTTCTAAAAATAATGAAATAAAGGGAGTAATTGAGAAGGTTGCAAATAGAGTTTGTGCAAATTGTGGTTCGAGGGCGTTTTGCTGGAGCAGGGAGACGTATATAACCTATGAGACTTTCTTTGATCTGCTAAGAACTTCCGAGAAAAATGGTAGGCTGGAATTTAAAAATGTTCCAGATAATTTTAAATTGAAGTGTTCGAAGCTTCATGAACTAATAAAGCAAATCAATTTTGAAATGGAGATTATGAGAATAAACAGCAGATGGAGCAAAAAACTTGTTAACTCAAAGAAGATTTTAGCTGAACAAATAAGGGGAATCTCAGTTGTTGTTTCTGATTTAATAAAGGATGTGACTAAATCTGTTGAGTTTAAGAGTGAAATTGAGGCAGAGATAGCAGTCGAACTTGAATCAAGGGGAATTAAATTTAATGATGTATTAGTAACTAAAAATTCAGCAAACAAATATGAGGTTACTATTTATGGAACGCCGTGCACAGGGAGAGTATCTTGTAATTCTGAAGTTTCAAGGATTGTTTCAGATGTTTTAAACAGAAGGATGATAAGAGAAAATTCCATGTGCAGAATAGATGAAGGAAACAAAATTTGTCAGTATAAATTAATAGAAGCTGAAAACTATGGGGTAGCTGCTGCAGTTGCAAGGGCTTCAAAGGAAGATTTGAGCGGCGATAGCTATTATTTTGGTAATGTTGCACCAGGAAGATATATTTTGTCCATATCCGATGGAATGGGAAGCGGTTTTGAAGCAGCAATGGAGAGCAATACCACCATTACTCTGCTTGAAAAATTTATGGAGGCTGGTTTTGATAGAAATACTACTATGAAGGCAATAAACTCAATACTTCTTCTTAAGAACGACTCCGAGAGCTTTGCAACAGTTGATTTAGGAATAATAGACCTATACGAAGGAGTTGGGGAATTTATAAAAATAGGTGCAGCTTCAACTTTTATTAAATCAGGACGCGATGTTTCAATTATTAACAACAAGAGTCTGCCTATTGGGGTAATGGATGAAATAGAAGTTGAAAGCGAGATAGTGGAATTTAAAAATGGCGATATAATTGTTATGGTTTCTGACGGTGTAACCGATGCAGATAGCGAATTGAAGGACAAATGGGTGTCAAAATTACTAAGAGAATACAGCAGCGGCAATCCAAAGGATATTGCAGACTACATATTAGAAAAAACAAAGGAAAAGTATGGGGATGAATTAAAGGACGACATAACAGTAATAGCAGCAAAAATATGGATGGTGACATTCACTTGA
- a CDS encoding ATP-binding protein — protein MGYLPISHEEANIFFQLVSNLHEQTSIIITSNKGFEEWTELLQDVALTATILDRLTYRCEIFNMTGKSYRLENRKSFFND, from the coding sequence ATTGGGTATCTTCCAATTTCACATGAAGAAGCAAATATATTTTTTCAATTAGTCTCAAATCTACATGAACAAACATCAATAATTATCACGTCTAACAAAGGGTTTGAAGAATGGACCGAACTTTTGCAGGATGTTGCCCTAACAGCAACTATATTAGACAGGCTAACCTATAGATGTGAGATTTTTAATATGACAGGTAAGAGTTACAGATTGGAAAACAGGAAGTCATTTTTTAATGATTAA
- a CDS encoding C39 family peptidase, with amino-acid sequence MKKIFILLITFVFLMTNTVVTFASTKTKYVSEKEAIKAAEKFIKKISKHDNGWNYEKLDTPILLSDLKGNKNAYMVKLINQGKAVGYIIVSATKDKMPVLAASLSTPPDEQLEEIKQKAQQLIDNNRKLGNPKYYYINPLMYIVELPIIENGKEVDKTFYNTKSKEFVDKQTIDLLKNIDIQPTNAVEANKVWEATLNDDSLNSSIEVSPQGYSEKYNDITAFDSINYNQDASSYPENACGPTAGAMLLQYWKTKGYPNIRGVSYYGSVGRFIDHLKIDMNTGSLGTTAPNWLSGVLHHANVEGGYHFQGSHSTPPSYSTYTSEIDKSKPVGIRFNNLPYISGHYYSWHFVLGRGYYYDTSLGDREIKINDSWGGTDWFNYDEYYDHLTFIYITPAN; translated from the coding sequence ATGAAAAAAATATTTATTTTACTTATCACATTTGTTTTTTTAATGACAAACACAGTTGTAACATTTGCATCAACAAAAACAAAATATGTATCAGAAAAAGAAGCTATCAAAGCTGCTGAAAAATTCATTAAAAAAATCTCAAAACATGATAATGGTTGGAACTATGAAAAATTAGACACACCTATACTCTTATCAGATTTAAAAGGAAATAAAAATGCTTATATGGTAAAATTAATTAATCAAGGAAAAGCCGTTGGCTACATTATTGTTTCTGCAACAAAAGATAAGATGCCTGTATTAGCAGCTTCATTATCAACTCCACCAGATGAGCAGTTAGAAGAAATTAAACAAAAGGCTCAACAACTAATAGATAACAACAGAAAACTTGGTAATCCTAAATATTATTACATAAATCCATTAATGTATATTGTAGAATTACCAATTATTGAAAATGGAAAAGAAGTAGATAAAACATTTTACAATACAAAAAGTAAGGAATTTGTAGATAAACAAACAATTGATTTATTAAAAAATATTGATATACAGCCAACAAATGCAGTAGAAGCAAACAAAGTATGGGAAGCTACTTTAAATGATGATTCGTTAAATTCATCAATTGAAGTATCTCCTCAAGGTTATTCTGAAAAATACAATGACATAACTGCTTTTGATAGTATAAACTATAATCAAGATGCATCATCATACCCTGAAAATGCTTGTGGTCCAACAGCAGGTGCAATGCTTCTTCAATACTGGAAAACAAAAGGATATCCTAATATTCGTGGAGTATCTTATTATGGTAGTGTTGGCCGCTTTATAGACCATCTAAAAATTGACATGAATACAGGATCATTAGGGACAACTGCTCCGAATTGGTTATCTGGAGTGCTTCACCATGCAAATGTAGAAGGAGGATATCATTTTCAAGGATCTCATAGTACTCCACCTAGTTATAGCACATATACAAGTGAAATAGATAAATCTAAACCTGTGGGAATACGTTTTAATAATCTACCTTATATTAGTGGTCATTATTATTCATGGCATTTTGTTTTAGGCAGGGGGTACTATTATGACACCTCATTAGGAGATAGAGAAATAAAAATAAATGATAGTTGGGGAGGAACTGATTGGTTTAACTACGATGAATATTACGACCATCTTACATTTATTTATATAACACCTGCCAATTAA
- the tnpA gene encoding IS200/IS605 family transposase codes for MDNESLSHTKWNCKYHIVFAPKYRRQIIYGKIKEDIGKILGKLCEYKGVEIIEVNACKDHIHMLDMLVSIPPKLSVSQFMGYLKGKSSLMIFDRHANLKYKYGNRQFWCKGYYVDTVGRNKKVIEEYIKNQLQEDLTYDQISLKEYIDPFTGEPVEKGKK; via the coding sequence ATGGATAATGAAAGTTTATCACATACCAAATGGAATTGCAAATATCATATTGTATTTGCACCAAAATATAGACGACAAATAATATATGGGAAAATAAAGGAAGATATAGGGAAGATATTAGGAAAACTATGTGAATATAAGGGTGTAGAAATAATAGAAGTAAATGCCTGTAAGGATCATATCCATATGCTTGATATGCTTGTGAGTATACCACCAAAATTAAGCGTGTCACAGTTTATGGGATATTTGAAAGGAAAAAGTTCATTGATGATATTTGATAGACATGCAAATTTGAAATACAAGTATGGAAACAGACAGTTTTGGTGTAAAGGATATTATGTAGATACAGTAGGCAGAAATAAAAAAGTAATAGAAGAATATATAAAAAATCAATTACAAGAAGATTTAACATATGACCAAATAAGTTTGAAAGAATACATAGACCCGTTTACGGGTGAGCCTGTGGAAAAAGGCAAAAAATAA
- a CDS encoding S1 domain-containing RNA-binding protein codes for MTLKVGTILEGTVVNITNFGAFVDVSGKTGLVHISEVSDTYVKDIRQHLKEKDKVKVKVISVDDNGKISLSIKQAMPKKSARPIEVDWQSERVKASGTSFEERLAKFLKESEERIQDIKHREGKRYGTLAKK; via the coding sequence ATGACCTTAAAGGTAGGAACAATTTTAGAAGGAACTGTAGTAAACATTACAAATTTTGGTGCATTTGTTGATGTGTCAGGCAAGACAGGTCTAGTCCACATCAGCGAGGTATCTGATACTTATGTAAAGGATATCAGACAGCATCTAAAGGAAAAGGATAAGGTTAAGGTAAAGGTTATTTCAGTTGATGACAATGGCAAGATTAGTCTTTCGATTAAGCAGGCTATGCCAAAGAAATCAGCAAGACCAATTGAAGTTGATTGGCAAAGTGAAAGAGTAAAGGCTAGCGGAACTTCATTTGAAGAAAGACTTGCTAAATTCTTAAAGGAAAGTGAGGAGAGAATCCAGGACATAAAGCATAGAGAAGGCAAAAGGTATGGAACCCTCGCTAAGAAGTAA
- a CDS encoding FtsB family cell division protein, giving the protein MKKKKRILWFIIFFIFGSIFIKQSIIMYRLNKQYKQYSKQLEKTKLINAQLKDKLNEAKSEDHVEKLAREKLGLVKPGEILFIDKNRKR; this is encoded by the coding sequence ATGAAAAAGAAGAAAAGAATATTATGGTTTATAATATTTTTTATTTTTGGTTCGATATTTATAAAGCAGAGTATTATTATGTATAGATTAAACAAGCAGTATAAACAGTATAGTAAGCAGCTTGAGAAGACAAAACTGATTAACGCACAATTAAAGGACAAGTTAAATGAGGCAAAAAGCGAAGATCATGTTGAAAAACTTGCAAGGGAAAAATTAGGACTTGTTAAGCCTGGCGAGATTTTGTTCATCGATAAGAATAGAAAGAGATAG
- the yabQ gene encoding spore cortex biosynthesis protein YabQ, which produces MLLNINTQLLYFFSNVIAGFMVGVMFDIYRVIRGFKNPNRILTAISDILFWILASLITFIFMLVTNNVNIRYYTFIALFIGLYFYFSLISRMFLDILRYFVYYFIKLIRLLIRLILFPFKLIRILIIYTIYLFERFEFNLKNKLNKMQKDKQENTI; this is translated from the coding sequence ATGCTATTAAATATAAATACTCAGTTATTATATTTTTTTTCTAATGTAATTGCAGGATTTATGGTAGGAGTTATGTTTGACATTTACAGAGTTATAAGAGGTTTTAAGAATCCTAACAGGATATTGACTGCAATTTCGGATATTTTATTTTGGATACTGGCGTCTTTGATTACTTTTATTTTTATGCTTGTAACTAATAACGTTAACATAAGGTATTATACATTTATCGCTCTTTTTATAGGGTTGTATTTCTATTTCAGCCTGATTTCTAGAATGTTTTTAGATATTTTAAGGTATTTTGTGTATTATTTTATAAAATTAATAAGGCTGCTTATAAGGTTAATACTATTTCCATTTAAACTGATAAGGATATTAATTATTTACACCATATATTTGTTTGAAAGGTTTGAATTTAACCTTAAAAATAAGTTGAATAAAATGCAAAAGGATAAGCAGGAAAACACGATTTAG
- the yabP gene encoding sporulation protein YabP — protein sequence MENVKIVKTDHKIVVDNRKRVNLTGVTQVHTFNEEQVNLTTIMGALVIRGKELKVNKLSVETGEVSIDGEFISLTYISKDEGRNESFLKKLFK from the coding sequence ATGGAGAATGTTAAAATTGTTAAGACTGATCATAAAATTGTTGTTGATAATAGAAAGAGAGTTAATTTAACGGGAGTTACTCAGGTGCATACATTTAATGAGGAGCAGGTGAATTTAACTACAATCATGGGGGCTTTAGTTATAAGGGGGAAGGAGTTAAAGGTTAATAAACTCAGCGTTGAGACTGGTGAAGTTTCGATTGATGGCGAATTTATTTCTTTAACCTATATTTCAAAGGATGAGGGCAGAAATGAGAGCTTTTTAAAGAAATTATTTAAGTGA
- a CDS encoding RNA-binding S4 domain-containing protein translates to MRLDKFLKVSRIIKRRTVAKEVCDSGKVLVNGRVAKPGTDIEVGDIIEIQYATGSVKAEVISTQEHARKDEAKEMYKIITGKEIE, encoded by the coding sequence ATGAGGCTTGATAAGTTTTTAAAAGTTTCAAGAATAATTAAAAGAAGAACTGTTGCAAAGGAAGTTTGCGATTCTGGGAAGGTTTTGGTTAATGGAAGAGTTGCAAAGCCTGGAACAGATATCGAAGTTGGAGATATTATTGAGATACAGTATGCTACTGGCAGTGTAAAGGCTGAGGTTATAAGCACTCAAGAGCATGCAAGAAAAGACGAAGCAAAGGAAATGTATAAAATTATTACTGGAAAAGAAATTGAGTAG
- a CDS encoding HU family DNA-binding protein has product MNKADLISMMAEKSGLTKKDAEKALKAFVDSVQEALAKNDKVQLVGFGTFEVRERAERKGRNPKTMEEIVIPASKVPVFKAGKELRENVNK; this is encoded by the coding sequence ATGAACAAGGCAGATTTAATTTCAATGATGGCTGAAAAGAGTGGTTTAACAAAGAAGGACGCAGAAAAGGCTTTAAAGGCTTTTGTTGATAGCGTTCAAGAAGCTTTAGCAAAGAACGATAAGGTTCAACTTGTTGGATTTGGAACATTTGAAGTTAGAGAAAGAGCAGAAAGAAAAGGTAGAAATCCAAAGACTATGGAAGAAATAGTTATTCCAGCATCAAAAGTTCCAGTATTTAAGGCAGGTAAGGAATTAAGAGAAAACGTAAACAAATAA
- the mazG gene encoding nucleoside triphosphate pyrophosphohydrolase yields MIKIVGLGPGSVDDLTIKTIDTLKKSSKTFLRTYKHPNVEYIKSIGIEFETFDDFYDKGESFDEVYEKIARRIVEEDGCVYAVPGHPLVAERSVELILEYAKDKGIEVEIIPALSFIDAIINALRFDPSNGFKLIDGLMLDTHKPDLYTGNVITQVYSRFIASEIKIKLMEYYDDEQEVYVIRAAGVKDLERVEKVKLYEIDRLDFIDYMTTLYIPPVENKKKNSFDDLVQILDVLRSPGGCPWDREQTHDSLKRYMLEECYEIIDAIEGKDYDALCEELGDLLLQIVFHSQIAKENEYFDINDVVDGIVKKMVRRHPHVFGDKKAETADEVLDIWEKNKMKEKNVQSYTENLKNIPMAMPALLRSLKVQEKAAEIGFDWDDVEGAISKVKEELLEVLDVYKSQKNGKILEEIGDLLFAVVNVARFLKVEPELALTKTTNKFITRFEYIEKNAFKFGKTIQELTLEEMDKLWEESKKFED; encoded by the coding sequence ATGATTAAAATTGTAGGGCTTGGGCCAGGCTCAGTTGATGATTTGACGATAAAAACTATAGATACTCTAAAAAAATCAAGCAAAACTTTTTTAAGGACATATAAACATCCTAATGTTGAGTATATAAAGTCCATTGGCATTGAGTTTGAAACATTTGATGATTTTTACGACAAGGGTGAAAGCTTTGATGAGGTTTACGAAAAAATTGCAAGAAGGATAGTTGAGGAGGATGGGTGTGTTTATGCAGTTCCAGGGCATCCTCTTGTTGCTGAAAGGTCGGTAGAGCTGATTTTAGAATACGCTAAGGATAAGGGCATTGAAGTAGAAATAATACCTGCACTTAGCTTTATAGATGCGATTATAAACGCATTAAGGTTTGACCCCTCAAATGGATTTAAATTAATAGATGGACTTATGCTTGATACGCACAAGCCGGATTTATATACCGGAAATGTAATAACTCAGGTATATAGTAGATTCATAGCAAGCGAGATTAAGATAAAGCTAATGGAGTATTACGATGACGAGCAGGAGGTCTATGTAATCAGGGCAGCAGGGGTTAAAGACCTTGAAAGAGTTGAAAAGGTTAAGCTATATGAAATAGATAGACTTGACTTTATAGATTATATGACTACCTTATATATTCCACCTGTTGAAAATAAGAAGAAAAACAGCTTTGATGATTTGGTGCAAATACTCGATGTTTTAAGGTCGCCAGGTGGTTGCCCATGGGATAGAGAACAGACTCATGATAGTTTAAAAAGATATATGCTTGAGGAGTGCTACGAGATAATAGATGCAATTGAAGGTAAGGATTACGATGCCCTGTGTGAAGAATTGGGGGATTTGCTGCTGCAGATAGTATTTCATAGCCAGATTGCAAAGGAAAATGAATATTTTGATATAAACGATGTGGTAGATGGTATAGTTAAGAAGATGGTTAGAAGGCATCCACATGTATTTGGGGATAAAAAGGCTGAAACAGCCGATGAAGTTCTTGATATATGGGAAAAGAATAAGATGAAGGAGAAAAATGTTCAAAGCTATACTGAGAACTTAAAGAACATACCTATGGCTATGCCGGCGCTTTTAAGAAGTTTAAAGGTTCAGGAAAAGGCAGCAGAGATTGGTTTTGATTGGGATGATGTAGAGGGCGCTATTTCAAAGGTGAAGGAAGAACTATTGGAAGTTCTTGATGTATATAAATCACAAAAAAATGGTAAAATATTAGAAGAAATTGGTGATTTGTTGTTTGCAGTTGTAAATGTGGCAAGATTTTTAAAGGTTGAACCAGAATTAGCCTTGACAAAAACGACAAATAAGTTTATAACTAGATTTGAATACATAGAAAAAAATGCCTTTAAATTTGGAAAAACTATTCAGGAGTTGACTTTGGAAGAAATGGATAAGCTTTGGGAAGAATCAAAGAAATTTGAGGATTAA